The [Eubacterium] siraeum genome contains a region encoding:
- the pheT gene encoding phenylalanine--tRNA ligase subunit beta encodes MRWLNDYVKADMPIKEFVADMTMSGSKVETYHKMSDPINNVVVAKVLKLERHPDSEKLWICQLDAGREEPVQIVTAAQNLFEGAIVPACMHNSTIADGTKITKGKLRGVASNGMMCSYAELGLTKDDFDYPVADDGILILNNDPDVDSFRMGMDICEALQTDDTIVEFEITNNRPDCLSVLGLAQEASATFDIPMNYTEPSFKGVDGDITKEISVSVENTKLCSRYMAALVKNVKIGPSPKWMARRLRASGVRPINNLVDITNFVMLEYGHPMHAFDLRYVEDNRIVVRNAKEGETLKLLDEMAEPVKLTPEMLIIADGKKPIAIAGVMGGEHSGIMEDTTTVVFEAACFDGVSVRRTARKIGERTEASSRFEKGLNPVNAEKALKRALQLIEMLGCGEVVNTIIDENHSEYVPERLKHDYKWVNEHLGSDISENEQIEILKKLGFGYENGEIIVPPTRIDMHRACDVAEEVARIYGYNRIPSTIPKLSSQGKRTPEQIFEDKVISLALALGFYEVMTYSFISPKDYELLRMDEKSRKSVVLRRPLGEDTSVMRTSALTSMMEVVRRNWSNRNLEGRFFEIAREYFPTGENQLPVERDVLCYALYGNGEDFFTAKGVAEEVMAKLGLKNVVYTAEKNNPTFHPGRCAKVTVNGELIGYVGQLHPEAAANFGVNAEVYCATLSMEVMFNNADGDVKYTALPKFPSTYRDLSLVCNEDVPSGDIVAVIEKTAKHLEAVRLFDMYKGEQVPAGMKSLSYKLILRKKDATLTDDEADAVVAKVLKALENIGVTLR; translated from the coding sequence ATGAGATGGCTTAACGACTATGTTAAAGCCGATATGCCAATAAAGGAATTCGTAGCGGATATGACGATGAGCGGTTCAAAGGTTGAAACCTATCATAAGATGTCCGATCCTATAAATAACGTGGTAGTTGCAAAGGTGCTGAAGCTGGAGCGTCACCCCGACAGCGAAAAGCTGTGGATATGCCAGCTTGACGCAGGCAGAGAAGAACCTGTGCAGATAGTTACTGCGGCGCAGAATCTGTTCGAGGGGGCTATAGTTCCCGCTTGTATGCACAACAGTACGATTGCAGACGGAACAAAGATAACAAAGGGCAAGCTGAGAGGCGTTGCAAGCAACGGTATGATGTGCTCTTATGCGGAGCTTGGTCTTACAAAGGATGATTTTGACTATCCCGTAGCAGACGACGGAATACTTATACTGAATAACGATCCCGATGTTGATTCTTTCAGAATGGGTATGGATATATGCGAGGCTTTACAGACAGACGATACTATAGTAGAGTTTGAGATAACGAACAACCGCCCCGACTGTCTTTCCGTACTCGGACTTGCACAGGAGGCAAGCGCAACGTTTGATATTCCTATGAACTACACCGAGCCTTCGTTCAAGGGCGTTGACGGTGATATTACAAAGGAAATCAGCGTAAGCGTTGAAAATACAAAGCTCTGCTCACGCTATATGGCGGCGCTTGTAAAGAACGTAAAGATAGGACCTTCGCCCAAGTGGATGGCAAGAAGGCTGAGAGCGAGCGGTGTAAGACCTATCAACAACCTTGTTGATATAACGAACTTCGTAATGCTTGAATACGGTCACCCGATGCACGCATTCGATTTAAGATATGTCGAGGACAACAGGATAGTTGTAAGAAACGCAAAAGAGGGAGAAACATTAAAGCTGCTCGACGAAATGGCAGAGCCTGTAAAGCTGACTCCCGAAATGCTGATAATCGCAGACGGAAAGAAGCCTATCGCCATAGCCGGCGTTATGGGCGGCGAGCATAGCGGTATCATGGAGGATACGACCACTGTCGTATTTGAGGCTGCCTGCTTTGACGGCGTATCGGTAAGACGTACAGCAAGAAAGATAGGCGAGCGTACCGAGGCAAGCTCACGTTTTGAAAAGGGTCTTAACCCGGTAAACGCAGAAAAGGCGCTCAAGAGAGCGTTACAGCTTATCGAGATGCTGGGCTGCGGTGAGGTAGTGAATACTATCATTGACGAGAACCACAGCGAGTATGTTCCCGAAAGATTAAAGCACGACTATAAGTGGGTGAACGAGCATTTAGGCTCGGATATAAGCGAGAACGAGCAGATAGAGATTTTAAAGAAGCTCGGCTTCGGCTATGAAAACGGCGAGATAATCGTTCCGCCTACCCGTATAGATATGCACCGTGCATGCGATGTTGCGGAGGAGGTTGCCCGTATATACGGCTACAACAGAATCCCCTCGACTATACCGAAGCTGTCATCACAGGGCAAGAGAACGCCCGAACAGATATTCGAGGACAAGGTAATTTCGCTTGCACTGGCACTCGGATTCTACGAGGTAATGACCTACAGCTTTATTTCACCTAAGGACTATGAACTTCTGCGTATGGACGAGAAGTCCAGAAAGAGCGTTGTGTTAAGACGTCCGCTCGGCGAGGATACAAGCGTAATGCGTACTTCTGCGCTTACTTCTATGATGGAAGTTGTAAGAAGAAACTGGAGCAACAGAAACCTTGAGGGCAGATTCTTCGAGATAGCAAGAGAGTATTTCCCGACAGGTGAGAATCAGCTCCCTGTTGAAAGAGATGTTCTGTGCTATGCGCTTTACGGAAACGGCGAGGATTTCTTCACGGCAAAGGGCGTTGCCGAGGAAGTTATGGCAAAACTCGGACTGAAGAATGTCGTATACACGGCTGAAAAGAACAATCCTACATTCCACCCCGGAAGATGCGCAAAGGTCACTGTAAACGGCGAACTTATCGGCTATGTCGGTCAGCTTCATCCGGAGGCTGCGGCTAATTTCGGCGTAAATGCAGAGGTTTACTGTGCTACGCTCAGCATGGAGGTAATGTTCAATAATGCGGACGGTGATGTAAAGTACACCGCACTGCCCAAGTTCCCCTCAACATACAGAGATCTGAGCCTTGTGTGCAACGAGGACGTTCCGAGCGGAGATATAGTTGCTGTGATAGAAAAGACCGCAAAGCATCTTGAGGCTGTACGTCTGTTCGATATGTACAAGGGCGAGCAGGTACCTGCAGGTATGAAGAGCCTTTCATACAAGCTGATACTCAGAAAGAAAGACGCTACGCTGACAGACGATGAGGCGGACGCAGTTGTTGCAAAGGTGCTTAAGGCACTTGAGAATATAGGCGTTACATTAAGATAA
- a CDS encoding ABC-F family ATP-binding cassette domain-containing protein: MIVLSGNDISVSFGGETLFHDVNFRLEENGRAGLVGVNGCGKTTLMHVINGRQEAETGGISKAAGIKIGCMEQYVIRDDNITLYDEVLEIFRPLIDAENELADIAVAIDTGDHSEQTLSRQMQLQERFEREGGLTYKSMTCSALAGLGFSEEDFGKPISVMSGGQKSKAQLAKLLLSGSNILLLDEPTNHLDITACEWLEKFLTEYKGAYIVISHDRYFLDKVTDTTFEMENKTLREYKGNYTRYLELKSEAREAQQRVYDRTVKEINRIEGIVEQQKRWGQEHNFITAASKQKQADRLKETLEKPEDLPEAIKFTFRAKEGGANDVLIAKGLSKSFDGTAVFTNAELDIKKNTTTFILGENGCGKTTLLKILTGEYQADSGEYKFGNNIQFGYYDQAQTDLDPSKTVIDEVWDRYPKMTQTQVRSALAQFLFKGDDVFKNVGKLSGGEKARVSLLKLMLSKANMLLLDEPTNHLDIHSREALENALASYGGTLLIVSHDRYLINKLADRIVWLGKTGTVNIDGNYDRYIELKEAKAQSEQAVQVKAAEGKKNDYKERKERESTLRKLSGALKRCEQAIDEIGLKTAELAQQMSQPEIATDYEKTSALAQEIEALKEKEEALTAEWMELSEQIEAFT, translated from the coding sequence ATGATAGTATTATCCGGTAATGATATTTCGGTGTCCTTCGGCGGTGAAACGCTGTTTCACGATGTGAATTTTCGGCTTGAAGAAAACGGCAGAGCCGGACTTGTAGGTGTAAACGGGTGCGGAAAAACCACGCTGATGCACGTTATAAACGGCAGGCAGGAGGCTGAAACAGGCGGTATAAGCAAGGCGGCGGGGATAAAGATCGGCTGTATGGAGCAGTATGTTATCCGTGACGATAATATCACTTTATATGACGAGGTACTGGAGATATTCCGTCCGCTTATCGACGCTGAAAACGAGCTTGCGGATATAGCGGTTGCGATAGATACGGGCGACCACAGCGAGCAGACGCTGTCAAGGCAGATGCAGTTGCAGGAAAGATTTGAGCGTGAGGGCGGACTTACCTATAAATCAATGACTTGCTCGGCGCTTGCCGGTCTGGGCTTTTCGGAAGAGGATTTCGGCAAGCCGATAAGCGTTATGAGCGGTGGTCAGAAAAGCAAGGCACAGCTTGCGAAGCTGCTTCTTTCGGGGAGTAATATACTGCTTCTTGACGAGCCTACGAACCACCTTGATATAACCGCCTGCGAATGGCTCGAAAAGTTCCTTACGGAATATAAGGGCGCATATATCGTAATATCGCACGACCGTTATTTCCTCGACAAAGTCACCGACACGACTTTTGAAATGGAAAACAAGACGCTTCGTGAATATAAGGGCAACTATACACGCTATCTTGAGCTGAAGTCCGAGGCGAGAGAGGCTCAGCAGAGGGTGTACGACAGGACGGTAAAGGAAATTAACCGTATCGAAGGCATTGTAGAGCAACAGAAGCGGTGGGGGCAGGAGCATAACTTCATCACGGCGGCATCAAAGCAGAAGCAGGCGGACAGGCTGAAGGAAACGCTCGAAAAGCCGGAGGATCTGCCGGAGGCTATAAAGTTCACGTTCAGGGCGAAGGAAGGCGGCGCAAACGATGTGCTTATCGCAAAGGGCCTGTCGAAATCGTTTGACGGGACGGCGGTTTTCACAAATGCAGAGCTTGACATAAAGAAGAACACGACAACATTTATATTAGGTGAGAACGGCTGTGGAAAGACTACGCTTCTGAAAATCCTTACGGGAGAATATCAGGCGGATAGCGGAGAGTATAAATTCGGCAACAATATACAATTTGGATATTATGATCAGGCACAGACGGATCTTGACCCGTCAAAGACGGTGATAGACGAGGTGTGGGACAGGTATCCCAAAATGACGCAGACGCAGGTACGCTCTGCACTGGCGCAGTTTTTGTTCAAAGGCGATGATGTGTTCAAGAATGTGGGCAAGCTCAGCGGAGGAGAAAAGGCAAGGGTGTCGCTCCTTAAGCTGATGCTGAGCAAGGCGAATATGCTGCTGCTCGACGAGCCTACAAACCATCTGGACATACATTCGAGAGAGGCTCTGGAAAACGCACTGGCAAGCTACGGCGGAACGCTTCTTATCGTGTCGCACGACAGATACCTTATCAACAAGCTGGCCGACAGAATAGTGTGGCTCGGAAAGACGGGTACTGTAAACATAGACGGAAACTATGACAGGTATATCGAACTCAAGGAAGCGAAGGCACAGTCCGAGCAGGCAGTACAGGTAAAGGCGGCTGAAGGCAAGAAGAACGACTACAAGGAGCGCAAGGAGCGTGAAAGCACGCTCAGAAAGCTCAGCGGTGCGCTGAAGCGTTGCGAGCAGGCGATAGATGAGATCGGGCTGAAAACGGCGGAGCTGGCACAGCAGATGTCACAGCCGGAGATAGCGACCGACTATGAAAAAACGAGTGCGCTTGCACAGGAAATAGAGGCGCTGAAGGAAAAAGAGGAGGCGCTTACTGCCGAGTGGATGGAGCTGAGTGAGCAAATCGAAGCGTTTACATGA
- a CDS encoding ABC transporter ATP-binding protein, with protein sequence METILRAENISRSFKINDNTTVDALKDINLEVEQNKLVVLRGRSGSGKTTLINILGALDRPTGGEVYFDGKKITGLSDKEMDKLRRNDMSFVFQSVALIPTMTAYENVEFAMRLVGMPYAQRVKRAKECLVRVGLEKRMHHRPGELSGGEQQRVAIARAISHKPKLIFADEPTAALDMPTGLAVMNLFKELVHTDGLTIVMTTHDTAMMEQCDVVYTLDDGRITDVRKQVE encoded by the coding sequence ATGGAAACGATTTTAAGAGCGGAGAATATCTCCAGAAGCTTTAAAATAAACGATAATACCACTGTTGACGCTTTGAAGGATATAAATCTCGAGGTGGAGCAGAACAAGCTGGTCGTGCTGAGAGGCAGATCCGGCTCGGGCAAGACCACGCTGATAAATATACTCGGAGCACTTGACCGTCCTACAGGCGGCGAGGTCTACTTTGACGGGAAGAAGATAACGGGTCTTTCCGACAAGGAGATGGATAAGCTGAGAAGAAACGATATGTCGTTTGTTTTCCAGTCTGTAGCGCTTATACCGACAATGACGGCGTATGAGAACGTTGAGTTTGCGATGCGGCTTGTGGGTATGCCTTATGCACAGCGTGTAAAGCGGGCGAAGGAATGCCTTGTAAGAGTGGGACTTGAAAAGCGTATGCACCACAGACCCGGAGAGCTTTCGGGCGGTGAGCAGCAGAGAGTGGCGATAGCGAGGGCGATCTCGCACAAACCAAAGCTGATATTTGCGGATGAGCCTACTGCGGCGCTTGATATGCCTACGGGACTTGCGGTTATGAATCTGTTTAAAGAGCTTGTACATACGGACGGGCTTACAATAGTGATGACAACGCACGACACTGCGATGATGGAGCAGTGCGACGTGGTTTATACACTTGATGACGGACGCATTACAGACGTCAGAAAGCAGGTGGAGTGA
- a CDS encoding ATP-binding cassette domain-containing protein: protein MPQRMMLAPPENVMVQCENLVKIYKTTDVEVMALQGLDLTVERGELMGIVGASGSGKSTLLNMLGALDKPSAGSLYVDGKDLLKFDEKDLIKYKRETVGFVWQNNARNLIPYLTAIQNVEMPLLLSGHKNRRERAEELLDMVGLSARKNSVLGQLSGGEQQRVAIAIALSNNPSLLLADEPTGAVDTKTAAMVLDVFKQLNRQTGVTIIIVTHDTNLSKSIDRVVAIRDGRTSSEMLRKKTEILSFGELEKMSEQQRAEHEKLMQQSGSDQEELVVLDRAGRLQIPKEYLEALGIRGGDKVRVELEDGKISVYNSDYNMHG, encoded by the coding sequence ATGCCTCAGAGAATGATGCTTGCGCCACCCGAAAATGTGATGGTGCAATGTGAGAACCTTGTCAAGATATATAAGACGACCGATGTTGAGGTTATGGCTTTACAGGGACTTGACCTCACGGTTGAGCGTGGAGAACTGATGGGTATCGTCGGTGCGAGCGGAAGCGGTAAATCAACACTTCTGAATATGCTCGGTGCGCTCGATAAGCCTTCGGCGGGAAGTCTTTACGTTGACGGTAAGGATCTTCTTAAATTTGATGAAAAGGATCTTATAAAATATAAGAGAGAAACGGTCGGTTTCGTGTGGCAGAACAACGCCAGAAACCTTATACCGTATCTTACGGCGATACAGAACGTTGAAATGCCGCTTTTACTTTCGGGACACAAGAACCGAAGGGAGAGAGCGGAGGAACTGCTCGACATGGTAGGACTTTCAGCGAGAAAGAACTCGGTACTCGGTCAGCTTTCGGGCGGTGAGCAGCAACGAGTGGCAATCGCCATAGCGCTTTCAAACAATCCCAGCCTGCTCCTTGCGGACGAACCTACGGGTGCGGTCGATACCAAGACGGCGGCGATGGTGCTTGATGTTTTCAAGCAACTAAACCGTCAGACAGGCGTTACCATTATAATAGTAACACACGATACAAACCTGTCGAAGTCGATCGACCGTGTTGTTGCTATCCGTGACGGCCGTACATCGAGCGAGATGCTGAGAAAGAAAACCGAGATCCTCTCATTCGGGGAACTCGAAAAGATGAGCGAGCAGCAAAGGGCGGAGCATGAAAAGCTCATGCAGCAAAGCGGCTCGGATCAAGAGGAGCTTGTTGTTCTTGACAGGGCAGGCAGACTCCAGATACCAAAAGAATATCTCGAGGCTCTGGGTATAAGGGGCGGAGATAAAGTGCGTGTTGAGCTTGAGGACGGAAAAATTTCCGTTTACAACTCAGACTACAATATGCACGGATAA
- a CDS encoding extracellular solute-binding protein: MKRTLAGILSCATLVSSLSLTSTAVSAEATTDTSAGQSEESTTDSSVSGITITGMEGKYSTYYNSHKDAAKPKKEITIYATDYKEGTIDGTSFVNNVSEMTAEQAAVIAPAVEEITQKSGDGYNGIKAFLAEDTDLKTDHYSTIKWKSDKLTLTYEFNVEETGLYNLETIYYPIEGNESKNTVLDIGLKIDGEYPFTAAQDITLDRYWKDEGEITRDSKDNDLRPGQVTYDCWIKYPIKDKEGLYNEPYYFYLEKGKHTMTLEGIRTYGVFHSFTFKNYDELVSYDSIKPTDDQLQNTPALSSKNEELGTNTIFLQAEESAYKTASTLYATYDRTTYMTNPNHPTKQRYNTIGQATWSKATQAITYKFKVENDGYYRFNFKARQNQMRGFFSNRRIYIDGKVPCKELDDVKFIYSPDWYNLTPQDENGNDIYVYLTAGEEHELTLEAIPGSIGEVMQRLDDLVLELNQYYRRILMITGPDPDEYKDYFVERKIPGIQDAFRRIVDSLRAEKASIESLTKKGSEAAALETMCIYLERCIKSPEDIPIMASSIKDSISSISAWMRDYRGQPLELDYIEVATCHEDFASPYGNFFGELAFGFNAFIGSFFEDYTNLSDSSATSLDVWVSLARDQATVVKNLVDNKFNSNPDYNGTQASVNLVQGSVLEATLAGKGPEIALFIGGDFPIQLAARGLLVDMTQFKDYEAVTKRFAKDAMTLYEYNDGVSTGVYGLPVSQTFPMLFYRTDVLKELGYENPPETWDQLTDMLPTLQRKYLDVGLILPQNVSSNTFDSGNTFIMLMLQTGQNIYNEDLYTTDYNSMKTTDIKNVNLTNFMTQDSIRVFEQWTKFYTVFSFDQTFDAFSRFRTGEMPLVVQPYTFYNQLSVAAPEIKGLWDFTLVPGTKQADGTINHAANSAGSGAVIFNKVSNQAAAWDFVKWFTSTDIQVDYGKQIEALMGPMGRFDTANVEALEQLPWSTAEYEKISSQQSYLREVPIIPASYAVTRHINNAFRMVVNDAGNPRYTLMSYNDQIKSEIVRKYQELSSVKK, from the coding sequence ATGAAAAGAACATTAGCGGGTATATTGTCATGTGCGACACTCGTATCCTCATTGTCACTTACATCAACCGCAGTCAGCGCAGAAGCGACAACAGATACTTCTGCCGGACAATCCGAGGAAAGCACAACCGATAGCTCAGTGAGCGGAATCACAATCACCGGTATGGAGGGCAAGTACAGCACTTATTACAACAGTCATAAGGACGCCGCAAAGCCCAAGAAGGAAATCACTATCTATGCTACCGACTACAAGGAAGGTACGATAGACGGCACATCCTTCGTCAACAACGTATCGGAGATGACAGCCGAGCAGGCTGCAGTCATAGCGCCTGCAGTTGAGGAAATCACTCAAAAATCAGGCGACGGCTACAACGGAATCAAGGCATTCCTCGCAGAAGATACCGATCTCAAGACAGATCACTACTCAACGATAAAGTGGAAGAGCGACAAGCTCACGCTTACATATGAGTTCAATGTCGAGGAAACGGGTCTTTACAATCTTGAGACTATCTATTATCCTATCGAGGGCAATGAATCAAAGAATACCGTTCTTGATATAGGTCTTAAGATAGACGGCGAATATCCTTTCACAGCGGCACAGGACATCACGCTCGACCGTTACTGGAAGGACGAGGGAGAGATAACCCGTGACAGCAAGGACAACGATCTTCGTCCCGGACAGGTAACCTATGATTGCTGGATAAAGTATCCTATCAAGGACAAGGAAGGTCTTTACAACGAGCCTTACTATTTCTATCTTGAAAAAGGCAAGCACACAATGACACTTGAGGGTATCAGAACCTACGGTGTTTTCCATTCGTTTACGTTCAAGAACTACGATGAGCTTGTAAGCTACGATTCAATCAAGCCCACAGATGATCAGCTTCAGAACACTCCCGCACTTTCTTCAAAGAACGAGGAGCTGGGAACGAACACCATCTTCCTTCAGGCTGAGGAGTCTGCATACAAGACAGCATCGACATTATATGCTACTTACGACAGAACGACCTACATGACAAATCCCAACCACCCGACCAAGCAGCGTTACAATACTATCGGTCAGGCAACGTGGAGTAAGGCAACGCAGGCAATCACCTATAAGTTCAAGGTTGAAAACGACGGTTATTACCGCTTCAACTTCAAGGCAAGACAGAATCAGATGAGAGGCTTCTTCTCAAACAGAAGAATCTACATTGACGGAAAGGTTCCATGTAAGGAACTTGACGATGTTAAGTTCATCTATTCTCCGGACTGGTACAACCTCACTCCCCAGGATGAGAACGGCAACGATATTTACGTTTATCTGACGGCGGGCGAGGAGCATGAACTTACGCTTGAGGCTATACCCGGTTCAATCGGCGAGGTTATGCAGAGACTTGACGACCTTGTACTTGAGCTTAACCAGTACTACAGAAGAATACTTATGATAACGGGTCCCGACCCCGATGAATACAAGGATTACTTCGTAGAAAGGAAGATACCCGGTATTCAGGACGCATTCAGGAGAATAGTTGATTCTCTGCGTGCGGAGAAGGCAAGCATCGAGAGCCTTACAAAGAAGGGCTCTGAGGCAGCGGCGCTTGAAACAATGTGTATCTACCTTGAAAGATGTATAAAGAGCCCTGAGGATATTCCGATAATGGCAAGCAGTATCAAGGACAGCATCTCGTCTATATCGGCGTGGATGCGTGACTACCGTGGTCAGCCTCTTGAGCTTGACTACATAGAGGTGGCAACCTGCCACGAAGATTTTGCGTCACCGTACGGCAACTTCTTCGGTGAACTTGCATTCGGCTTCAACGCATTTATCGGTTCGTTCTTCGAGGATTATACGAACCTTTCGGATTCAAGCGCAACATCGCTCGACGTATGGGTATCACTTGCCCGTGACCAGGCAACCGTTGTAAAGAACCTTGTTGACAACAAGTTCAACTCGAATCCCGACTATAACGGAACACAGGCTTCAGTCAACCTTGTACAAGGCTCTGTACTTGAAGCAACGCTCGCAGGCAAGGGTCCTGAAATCGCACTGTTCATCGGCGGCGACTTCCCGATACAGCTTGCCGCAAGAGGACTGCTCGTTGATATGACGCAGTTCAAGGATTATGAGGCGGTAACAAAGAGATTTGCGAAGGATGCAATGACTCTGTACGAGTATAACGACGGTGTATCGACAGGCGTTTACGGTCTTCCCGTTTCACAGACATTCCCGATGCTGTTCTACAGAACAGACGTACTTAAGGAGCTTGGATATGAGAATCCTCCCGAAACATGGGATCAGCTCACGGATATGCTCCCGACATTACAGAGAAAGTACCTTGACGTAGGTCTTATACTTCCTCAGAACGTTTCATCGAACACGTTCGACTCAGGTAACACATTCATTATGCTGATGCTCCAGACAGGTCAGAACATCTACAACGAGGACCTTTACACAACGGACTACAACAGCATGAAGACTACCGACATAAAGAACGTAAACCTCACGAACTTCATGACTCAGGATTCTATCAGAGTATTTGAGCAGTGGACAAAGTTCTACACGGTATTCAGTTTTGATCAGACATTCGACGCATTCTCACGTTTCAGAACAGGTGAGATGCCCCTTGTTGTTCAGCCTTATACGTTCTACAACCAGCTGTCAGTTGCAGCACCCGAGATAAAGGGTCTGTGGGACTTCACACTGGTACCCGGAACAAAGCAGGCAGACGGAACAATAAATCACGCTGCAAACTCAGCAGGCAGCGGTGCGGTAATATTCAACAAGGTTTCAAATCAGGCTGCAGCCTGGGATTTCGTAAAGTGGTTCACAAGTACGGATATTCAGGTTGACTACGGTAAGCAGATCGAAGCACTTATGGGTCCCATGGGACGTTTCGATACGGCAAACGTAGAAGCTCTTGAACAGCTCCCCTGGTCAACTGCCGAGTATGAGAAAATCTCATCACAGCAGAGCTACCTCAGAGAAGTACCGATCATTCCCGCATCCTATGCAGTAACAAGACACATCAACAACGCATTCAGAATGGTTGTTAACGATGCAGGTAACCCCAGATACACGCTTATGAGCTACAACGATCAGATTAAGTCTGAAATCGTAAGAAAGTATCAGGAATTATCGTCCGTCAAAAAATGA
- a CDS encoding sugar ABC transporter permease translates to MFNREKPQYIEDSKVRYTLREMKKNASVYVLLAPYFILFTIFTIIPVLLSLPMGFTNFNMVQFPQFVGLSNFYSLILEDEVFLKAIQNTLVFAIITGPLSYIMCFILAWLINEMPRALKTMFTFIFYAPTLAGNIYTTWQLIFSGDTYGIANSYLLDLGIINSARQWLTDANYIMGVVIVVQLWMSLGAGFLALRAGLQGIPKDRYEAGAIEGIKNRTQQLLLVTVPAMGPQLLFAAVMQITASFTAGDVGRFLTAFPSTDYAAHTIMTHAFDFGSIRYEMGYSSAICFVLFAVMLLANWGIKKVLGKYLD, encoded by the coding sequence TTGTTTAACAGAGAAAAGCCGCAGTATATTGAAGACAGCAAGGTCAGATATACACTGCGTGAGATGAAGAAGAACGCAAGCGTATATGTACTTCTTGCGCCCTACTTCATACTCTTTACGATCTTTACGATCATACCGGTGTTGCTTTCGTTGCCTATGGGCTTTACGAACTTCAACATGGTACAGTTCCCCCAGTTTGTGGGACTGAGCAATTTCTATTCGCTGATACTTGAGGACGAGGTCTTCTTAAAGGCGATACAGAATACGCTCGTATTCGCAATTATAACAGGTCCGTTAAGCTATATCATGTGCTTTATACTGGCATGGCTTATCAACGAAATGCCCAGAGCATTAAAGACAATGTTCACATTTATCTTCTATGCGCCGACTCTGGCAGGTAACATCTATACCACATGGCAGCTCATATTCTCGGGCGATACATACGGTATAGCAAACTCATATCTGCTTGACCTCGGTATCATAAACAGTGCACGTCAGTGGCTGACAGACGCAAACTACATCATGGGTGTTGTAATTGTCGTTCAGCTGTGGATGTCGCTGGGTGCCGGATTCCTTGCGCTTCGTGCAGGTCTTCAGGGTATACCGAAGGACAGATACGAGGCGGGTGCTATCGAAGGCATCAAGAACCGTACACAGCAGTTACTGCTCGTTACGGTGCCGGCAATGGGCCCTCAGCTGCTGTTCGCAGCGGTTATGCAGATCACCGCTTCCTTCACAGCCGGTGATGTAGGTCGTTTCCTTACCGCATTCCCCTCAACAGACTATGCGGCACACACGATCATGACACACGCTTTTGACTTCGGTTCAATACGTTATGAGATGGGTTACTCATCGGCTATATGCTTCGTATTGTTCGCAGTAATGCTGCTTGCCAACTGGGGTATCAAGAAGGTACTCGGCAAGTACCTTGACTGA
- a CDS encoding carbohydrate ABC transporter permease → MKITKRRRKRYGGSLGGDIFIFVVLVLLGLFMIFPIYLSVIQSLKPVEELFLFPPRLYVQNITDQNFADLLATASNMWVPFSRYVFNSVFVAVVVTVAQLLFSSSAAYALSKVAFPGAKALNKIIEVALLFTSTVLYIMQYMVMATLGMIDTYFAIILPYIATPMGLFLMRQFMGQLPDSMIEAAKLDGASHIRICWQIVMPNVKPAWLTLLIFAFQGAWQITGYSFIYNEALKPIPTVMQQISAAGIARAGVAAAAVVITMLPPIIVFIFCQSSVMETMATSGLKD, encoded by the coding sequence ATGAAAATAACTAAGAGGAGAAGAAAAAGATATGGCGGTTCTCTGGGCGGCGACATTTTCATATTTGTAGTGCTCGTTCTGCTGGGTCTGTTCATGATCTTCCCCATTTATCTTTCTGTTATACAGTCACTGAAGCCTGTTGAGGAGCTGTTCCTCTTCCCGCCCAGACTGTATGTACAGAACATCACGGATCAGAACTTTGCTGATCTGCTTGCTACGGCATCCAACATGTGGGTACCGTTCTCAAGATACGTTTTCAACTCTGTATTTGTAGCTGTAGTAGTTACAGTTGCACAGCTTTTATTCTCGTCATCGGCGGCATATGCGCTTTCAAAGGTTGCATTCCCCGGTGCGAAGGCTCTCAACAAGATAATCGAGGTTGCCCTTCTGTTCACATCTACCGTACTTTACATCATGCAGTACATGGTAATGGCTACACTTGGTATGATCGATACATATTTTGCAATCATTCTGCCGTACATCGCAACGCCTATGGGACTGTTCCTTATGCGTCAGTTCATGGGACAGCTGCCCGACAGTATGATAGAGGCCGCAAAGCTGGACGGCGCAAGCCACATCAGAATCTGCTGGCAGATAGTAATGCCCAACGTTAAACCCGCTTGGCTGACACTTCTGATATTCGCTTTCCAGGGCGCATGGCAGATCACAGGTTATTCATTCATTTATAATGAGGCATTAAAACCCATTCCGACCGTTATGCAGCAGATAAGTGCCGCCGGTATTGCCCGTGCGGGCGTTGCGGCAGCCGCAGTTGTTATCACGATGCTGCCGCCTATCATAGTATTCATTTTCTGCCAGAGCAGCGTTATGGAAACTATGGCTACCAGCGGTCTTAAAGACTGA